The DNA region TAAGTGAAACacatcatcttttattttttctattatttggTTTGATCAATGTTTTGTTAATGGCGTTTGTTGAGATTGACCACACCATGATTAAGGTTAAAATTATGAACTCTATCTAATTTGACTTGCAGTGTTTGGGGTCCATAGTCATGCTAGGACTGAAATGAACTGCGGCTCATTATTTTGCTTCCTAATCCTCAAATTGCATTAATTCTCTCCAAGCATGTCATGTGAAGGATTTGGGGGACCTACCAATATATGTCAATGATTTTGACTAATCAactttttttactattaaaaaaaatacatattcataaatataaactTCCTACAGATATTGCTGTTTAAATTTACAACTTGATTAAACTTTGGGtttaaaatattgtattaattatGGAACAccatttatattttcattatagcAAAACAAAATAGAATGAAATAGTCTTATTCGTAGACATGtagcaccaaaaaaaaaaaaaaggaattactATAAATTTGTATATCTCGATTTTAAGGTCACAGTGAAAAATCTTTACCGAATTAAAGagcaattatttttaatatttaatgtaaattattaaaattaaatctttATTCGATATTACtctaaaaaactaaaattgtaGATATAtctaaaatacaaatatattattcaaaccataaaagattaaatttcttgatttttaTCTAATCTAACAACATAGCACTTGCGTCTGCATCGTTGAACACAAAAAGCAGAGCAAGGATTAAAGGAATTATGAGAGCAAGCTTAAGGATTActcaacaaaaaataaatagtctaattggaaattggttaaattcaattgatttttataattttttttaaaaatatattatttctttcaaaatattCTAATAATTTATTCTGTCTAATTTATTTGGACTTATTGAATTGGTTAGATTAAAAATCAATGGTTTGACTCACTATTATTTAAATTGGATTAAACAAGTCAATCAAGTGATTGAGATGAGAATCGACTGAGATACCGATCTAAAAAGTGATTTTAATTTGGTACGAactactaaataaattaattgaacTGACGGTTAAACCAATTAAACTAAATCAAAATCAATTGAACTGATGATTaaactgaatttttttatttttaattgaattgatcCAATCGGTACTGGTTCACTAGGGGGAGCATTCGGTCGAATTGAGCGAaaatattttgagttaatcgagctCACAAGTCCAATTTTATTATCTTAACTCAATTTAAacttttttcgaatcgagtcgtgtgaaattgttcaagttaaattaaaaaaattaaatatgtcaaataaaaatattgttactgtataactaatttcatgttagagtACGATTGACCtgttttttttaaagcaaaataataataaaaataagatatttgagtataataaatttaaatcattaattaGGTCACaagattattattttagaaatttttttatttttttgaaatttaaaaattattttaattattttttattttttttagagagagatcaatttactttttttcAAAGTTGATAGAGAACAAGAGAGTATTTACACTAATATATTattcgaattataaaatttaactcgactcgaataattcgaataactcaaaaaattttaaattgactaacttaaaatttaatttcttttaactttttaaaatcaaAACGAATTTTGCTGAGGTTAAATTTAATTACTGACATGATTTAAAGAATTAATTTGATGAATGGAGGAACTACCCtatataaaaaattctttaaatcATATCCAACGACAGGTCTTACTTTTGATTGCCAGGAGATGGAGGCACGCCCCAAAGCCCCCACCTCCCAACCTGGCTGGACTCCACTCACTCACGGCATCAATTATACAATTGTGTATGTTACAAATACGATTGACATTCTGCTTTTCTTCACTAAACCCATAACGTTATTTCACAGCTGCTACGTGCACACAACTAAGTATATCAACTTGAAGATGGGAAGAAAGAGATTTGTGGTCTAGCATTAACCCCACAAACATGCCATAAGTGTGTCACCATTTATGAGGGATGCCATGAAAAAAGAGTTGGACAACACTACCTAAGATTATTTATTCCCTGCTGTCCTTCCAACACCATAATAAATGTTTTTGAACCTAATACTTTTGTGTTTTGGGAATTATAATTTGCAAGCCCCACTTCTAGATATTTTTTCCTTTCagatttcaaataatttattttcaattttataaataaataattacgaAAATAACAAGTTTAATCTTTTTTTGATAGAAAAGGTTTAATAATGCTACTCACTTCGACTATTTTCTCAAGAAATAAATTCTTAACAATTTACCCTagactaattttttaaattctaaagtAGATGTAAGAATTTCAAAATcaaacttttaataaatgattttttttttgaaaaagtaaaGAAAACCCGAATAACATTTTAGGATTAGGGTAATATTTGATTGAatcaattaagttaaaaaaaattgaacttgaTAAGGTTTATTTGAACAAGCTAACTCAATTTGAAAAGATTATGATTGGAGTCaaagtgaaataaaatttgaatcaaattttgtcaaataaatttatttaaattaaattaaaagaattttaacatgtcaaattaaaactttGACGACGACTAAATTTCGgactaaaatgcataaatttctCACCATACATATTTGAAACCTTATTTTAAACGAAAACTAATGAAATACAATAAATTTTAGGGTTAAATATAAGACTGATACCCGAACTTGTCCATTTCTCCCAAATTAGTActtatgatttatttttgtcccaGATTGATACCCGAATTTTTTTTCCATCCACTAGTTTAGTACCTATGACTAATGACTAGTTTGGCAATACTTTTAAAAAGTGTTGTCGAAATATGTTGtggaaaagtgtttttgaaaagtttagtttaaaatttgagtgtttaacaTTGTtatcaaaaagtgcttttgagaaataaaatgtccattttagacatattattatcaagtaacaaatatgtatttaaataatatttagttaatattattatattttagtaaaaatataaaaaaaaaatcttattataacttattgttaatattttaatatatgaaatataaattttaaatatttttaagtaataaatattaattatttataaaatttaattagaatatatagactatattttaaatataaccattaaaaatttataattagtattttaaaaaatattttttattttaattaatgattttaacacatttgtaatgaagcaccaagaaaaaaataagaaagtaTTATATTATTAGAGAAGTGAAAAAGTAATTACGCATTAAAAGTGTTTCTAGaaaaggaaaagctaaaaattttagtttctctattttaaaagtgcttttaaaatttttaaaaaatacttatgaaaaactaaaaatttaagctaaaaaaaacttatttatcacagtttttcttctaaaaatatttttgaagctagaaatacttttttttaagtaTAACAGAACAGGTTTTTGTTAACGTGACAGCACTAACCAGTCACGCACCACCACCTGTCATCTTATTTGGCAATTgaaactctcaaatttctttctcACTGTTCTTTCCCTTGTTCTCttccttctttctctctttttttctctgtTTCTCCTTTCTTCTCCTTTATGTTTCACGATATTTTTTCCTTTCAACAAATTTCCCTTTAAAactcccttaaaaaaatttccctaaatttttttcctttcaccATATTTCTAAAATTCTCATTGTTTTCTACCTATTCCGTTTTACCTATTCCGTTTTCTGTGTATTtcttttgttcatccttttcattAACATGGTCTTAAGAAATCTCTTAGCTCATTTGATAAAAGACAACACTGCAAAGGTGATGattcaaaataatacataaaccTATGAAAAGAAATCTATCAATTTTCTTAGCTCTGTTTGTTTACTAGTAAATTAATTACAAGTAGAGAAGTAACATTTCCTGGAAAAGCAATGGAAATGAACGATAACCGAGATGAGGAAACAAAAGACCAGAAAGAAAGTTGGAAGAAAAAAgtgattgtattatttttttcatagatAAACAAGCAAAACCTAGAAACAAGATGTTGAAGTTTTTGCCAAAGCAGTTTTATCGATGATTCACACCAATCCAATGATTCAAATGCCCTAGTTAGCAGaaatcaaactcaaatatcaaatccatTAAACCCAATAAGAATCAAACAACAAccgatattaaaaaaaaaaaagattagagaagcaaagaagaagaaaaaaggtaAAAGAGACCATCTTTTTCACCTTCATCTCAAACACCCAAAACCACGAAAGCTTCATCTTCATCTTCGATGCTGGGGTTTCAAATACAGTCACATTGAACTTCTATTGGTGTCGAAATGAGGTGGAACAGGAAGTGACAAAAGGTGAATAGGAAGCTGGCCGCGATTCGACAATGCCGAAGACGATAGGAGAACCAGACTTCTATCCGCGTCGAAGCATGGTGGAACAAACAGCGATGGAAGATGAATCAATACCCATTAAAAATTTCCAACAGATTACCAAAAATTTATTAACATACCCTAACAAACCCATTTTGAGAGAGAAAGAAGATTATCATGAAGCGATGAAATAGAAAGGAGAttcagagaagaaaaaaaaaaagaaagaagaaagaaaaaaagtgaaagaGAAAAACATTGGAGAGTTTCTATTGCCAAATAGGATGAAACTAAAAAATTAATGTCATTAGTCACATGTACGAAACTAGTGgatgaaaaaaagaaattagATATCAATTTAAGAGAAATGAACAAGTCTAGGTActaatattatatttaactttaaattttaaattttaatatgataaagTAATTTGTTTATAGCATGGAGAAAAATAAGAATTTCTGTATACCAATATATTAATGAAGATTTGAAATCAtcggaaatataaaaaaaaatttgagatgaATATTGAAATTGTTAGAATcgattaattcaaattttaaattttatttggaattttcaagtgaaatagaaagtaatttgTTGACCCCTTGTTAGGACTTAGTGGACGTGTTATGAACGTGGTAGCATGAATTGTGCAggccattttgtttttttttttttgaacggTGATGGATCTGAAAATAAGTATGCAATGGAGTTGAGGGAAGGGGTGTTGCATCCACAAGAGGAGGTCCGTTCAACGTCGGCGAAGAGTGAAAATGGAATAGCACACCCCGTTATGATGTTTACTGAGAACGACCAACGTTATAAACAAACTCAAGATAAAATGTTTAGCCAAACGACGGCTCACTGACTtataattaaggaaaaaaaattacacttaattttcttttaattgttgGGTTTAGATAAACAGTACGATGCAGTATGTATCATTTATCTAAATCCACCAttggataaatatattttttgtttagtcAAACAACATCTCACTGTTAttactgtttttacactaaccacaagTAAATATACTGTCTATCTAAATTCACTATTGCCTCACCctatttattttctcttctcgttcaaaattattgatttatttttattaaattacattaattttttacataataGAGATTTGattcatattaaaattagaaacccaaattcaataaatatcattttcaaaagtaattattaaataaatcattaaaaacaataaGATAGCGTTTGTAAAGCCACTTAATAATTGAATTTGGGTAGAGTTGCTTGTAATTACAAAATGGTAGTATGTTTGGATAATTATTGTAATTGATGATCTTGTCAATTTGGGTGTAATTAGAACACTTCAATTAAACTTTCGATTTCTTAGAAATAAGAATTTAAATAATTAcgtaaaaatctaatttaaaaaaaattaattttacacaagttataattattatattataagaaAGAACAAATGTGAGGGTTTgaaacaaaaaatttattatattataaattcttaaaaaatatattagaaaaataatttgtgtattttataaagttataaccaaaaaaattgtttaaatccTAAAAGATTTTAAAGGTATGATAAAAaagttaattataaaaaataatttacatgttataaaggtgttataacatatttatttataaaaatttatgaccAAAAAGTAAgaatataacttatttatgtattcatgctatattataaaaataatatatttatttataaaaaatgttataggtttttttattacatttttatgataacttataaaaaaatttctttctaaAGTTATTgcaaaaaatacatattattcaTAATAAGTATTATGAAAGTTATTagacaatttataatttttttttataaaaggttatatattataaattttatattattttttatacttaatttaCGTATTATAAAGAGAGATATAATCTAGTATAAGTCTTTcctcaaaataaatttatttaagtttttataattaaaactatAGACGATTTGAACTGTGAACTCAAATATTATAAGGTAATACTTattatgtaaatataaaatattttattacaccatATCATGGACATATGATTCTATTTGAGAGAATAGTGCTACGAACactttaatttgaaatatttaaggTTTAAAAATGACATTTGATGTTCTAAGAAAATATTTCTTATATTAACAATGTCACTTTAgtataacattaaaaattaaggTTGGATCATACTAACATATTACATTTTTCATAACTTCAATCGTAAGTGAAATAACTCAACAAATATGCACTAaaataattaggtaaaattacatatgatacttattatttttactaataatcgtattatcaactacttttttaGACTACCATAACATAATAGAgatgatgattttattttatttttaggggtttttactaaaatattataataaagaataaaatacgaaaatagtatatttaaaaaattatgtaccaaaataGTATATTTAAGGTGGTTATGCCTGGTGCATAGACAGCACCACCTTACTCTGAcataaaaaaattgtcaaaaaaaaaactattatatttaaaaataaataaagtctgttaaaaaaattgatgtgacACTGGTGTAGGGCAAGCTAGAGACGGCACTGGTGAAGCCTATGCCATAGGTGACACCCATACCCCCAAACCCCCTCCAGCTCTatctaagttaaaaaaaaattgtatcatGGATTTTTTAAGCAATatgttaaaaaaacaataatattatttctgttaaaaaagacagtaatatgttaaaaaaaagctgttaaaaaaacaaaaaataaaatttacctttatatttacattttttttcaaattaatctttatttattattaagttaaattaaactaatttttaaaaatagttaaattgttatttttaataaaaatattatatttttagatattaaaataCACATCACATTTCACATggattttgtattattatttttaattttgaatgtccatgtgaaatgtgatttgtgttttaatttctaaaaatataatatttttcttaaaaataacaatttaattatttttaaaaattagtttaatttaacttaaaaaataaataaatatcaatttgaaaaaaaatgtaactattaaaagtaaattttattttttaataggttttttttaatatattatttttttaacagaaataataTTACTTTTCTTTAAcgtattgtttaaaaaaattcatgatagttttttttaacttaaacaGAGACGGAAGAGGTTTGGGGGTGTAGGTGCCACTTATGGTATAGGCTTCACCAATGTCACCTCTGGCTTGCCCTTCACTAATAtcacatcaatttttttaatagattttatttttttaaaatataataatattttttaacagtTTTTTTGTGTCAGAGTAAAGTAGTGTCGCCTATGCACCAAGCGTGATTATCCTAAATGTAttattttggtacataattttttaaatatattatttttgtatattattttattttttataacattttagtaaaaaccctatttttttactatcataataataatttcttataataagtaagatttttcaaaaatttaaattatgtaagtatataattataaaaatataataaacaaaaattaaatatagatgGTGAATGACTCCCTGGACTGCCAAGTGGAAAGCATAGCCCCTGGGTTCAAggtattgaaattaaaaaagaaaaagaaaaattagatttTGTTTTGCATCTAATTAAGCAATTTAGCCTTAAAAAACGGCTTGATggaattaaaaatagaaaaagaaaatggtggCCCTATCACATGCTGGTTCAAGTGCTTCCTATATTTTGAATTGGCCCCACTTACCTGGATGCAAGCCTGCAGCTCCCTCCATGGACCCTACAATATAGTAGGAGCGTGTTCCAACCTTCCTATATCACCGAGTGGGAAACTCATCCCCGCTTTTTCTGTAATCTTCTCTTTCATTGCTTTTTCTCACTGAAAATCCCCCCATTTCTCACCTCTTTCTCCCCACCTCTCCACTTTTTGCTCAGTTGTGAATAGggcattttcttaaaaaatatatatttttttggtggGCCCCGAACTCTGCCATGGCCACCAAAACAGAGATGCAACTGCTTATTATTAAATCTTAACCAAGCAGCAACCATCCATTACTCTCTACTCATCAATTTCTTACCTTTTGGTGTCCTTTCTCTGATATCTTCATTCTTTAGCTTTGCTTTTCTTTCTCATGGCGCAGGTTTTAGACGACGCTGAGTTTTGGCTTCCACCTCAGTTTTTAACCGACGACGACTTGGGCATCGACAATAGTAAGGCTAAGAGCAATCCCAAGTATGTTGATGGTGGTTTTGGATTAGAGCTTGACAGTTCTAAGTCTTTGTTTCCCTACGAGTTCCCTTATGGGTTTGGGTCTTTGGGTTTCTCTTCGGATCCAAGTTCTCCGGTTGAGTCAGTGGTGGGTTCTACTGAGACAGAGAGTGACGAAGAAGATTATCTTGCTGGGTTAACTCGTCAAATGGCTCACTCTACCCTCGAAGACGGTATTCGCAGAAACGTCCGTGCCTTTGCTTCTGAAAACCCTAAGGTCTATTGAAGAACTTAACACTCAACTTCTCCACTAAGTTATTTGATTCAAGGACGGtttcttattttagttttatttttatttttgcttttttaAGGGTCGGGTCATGTCCAGTTCGCCGCAATCAACCTTATGTGTATCAAGGAGCGGGTGCTGTTGCATGCAAGGGTCTAGCCGTGGAAGCCCTACTTGCCAATCCCGAGTTCCGTCACCGCCGGGAACATGGGATTTGCTGTATGCGGCGGCAGAGGAAGTTGCAAGGATGCGAATGAGTGAAGAATCATACGGTGGGCTCAACAACAGAGGCCTCTTAGGTTCTTCGGCAAGGAAGTTCTCACCGAACGCCGATGTTACTGGCTTTTACCTGCCTACTCAGTCTCTTGCTCACCAGAAACTACAGGCCGCTCAAGTAAAAAACCTTAAACCAGACCTAGAAATGTTTTACTTGGATTGTTTTTTTCCCTCTTAAGTATATAAAATTGGTCGTTTTCTGTTATGTCTCAGTTTCAGATGCTGAAGCAACAGTTGCTAATGAAACAACAAAATGCATCGGTTTGGGCAGGACAAAAGCAGCAGCTGCATTCGCACCACCATAACCATGTGGTCCAAAGCAGAGTGAGGAGTAATAATAGTAGCAATAGGCCTATGGGTTTGTCCCAATCTGCATGGACCCCTCTGCAGCAGCAAACCCAGACGCCAAACGGGTCGGGTATGAGGGCAGTTTTCTTGGGCAATCCAACTAGAAAAAGGGAATGTGCTGGAACTGGCGTTTTCTTGCCTCGCCGTATTGGTGCACCTTTTGAACCCCGCAAGAAGCCAGGTCCTTACCTATTCTCCTTTTGCAATAAAAATGCATTTTTTCTCTTGGGTTTCTTTGACAGgatcttattttgtttttattatattggCAGCTTGTCCTACTGTTCTGCTTCCAGCTAGAGTGGTTCAGGCCTTGAACTTAAATCTTGATGGGCTTGGTGCTCAGCCCCAGCTTAATCCTCGGTTGAACGCTAATTTCACCGCCGAAATTGGTAAAAAGCCAATCTAATTAGGCATTCTACTTTATGAATCACTTTGTAGTTATACGACTGATTTAGTCGTTATCTATATTTGTAGATGCTGCTTTGAAACTTGGAAGTGGTGGGAACCAGAAGCAGCGCAATTTCAGGCAACATCAAGGAATAAACCACGAAGTTGCGTTACCTCAGGAATGGACATATTGAGCAGCCGTCGGTGGTTGGGTTTTCATGATCTCTTTTTGGGTAGTTGTAGGAGAAAAGGATGTTAGTTTGCTATGGTGAAATGAAATTGTAGTATAGAAGTATAGGGTTAAGAAGACGAAATGAAATGGTTATTTGGGTGAAAATAAGAAGGAAGAATGTGTAGGTAGTAAGCAGGTTTTGTTGAATGTGGGTGGGGGCTGAGCAAGGgttattttgttttgtaaatCTGGGAATTGGGTCAATAAATATTTGGCAGAAGATGAGCTCTACGATTCTAACCACATAGGTGGTCTTGTTTGTCTACTAAACTATTATTGTTTCACTTCACTGAGCTTTTAGGCATTTATTTACTcaactgaaataataataataataataaagagaaGAGTAGATTTGTCATTAAAGAGCTGGTATGTTTTAAGGTTGTCTTAATGAGTTTGTTAATTGTCTGGTAATCTACCTGGAATTTTGACTATTATGCTGTGCCCAAGCCAGTACCacaccttttttaaaaaaaatataattcaataacatGCCCAatgcttaagtaaaaataatGGATTTCATTTCTTTAGCTATTATAACCTCTTTTCAATCTTGTCacctttttttcaatttatacattttatcaatttattcttaatttttaaaaattaattatttgaccTCTTTTTCTTCCATCTAGATATTCCTTTATAAGttgttaatttagtctttttaacaCTTCAGATTGACATTATAATTTTAGTCcatgaatgttttaaaatttcaCTTCATGGTAATtaccaaaaatttaattaaagactAATGACTCTCATtgcatcaaaattaaaaaatttaaaaatat from Gossypium hirsutum isolate 1008001.06 chromosome A04, Gossypium_hirsutum_v2.1, whole genome shotgun sequence includes:
- the LOC107948842 gene encoding uncharacterized protein → MAQVLDDAEFWLPPQFLTDDDLGIDNSKAKSNPKYVDGGFGLELDSSKSLFPYEFPYGFGSLGFSSDPSSPVESVVGSTETESDEEDYLAGLTRQMAHSTLEDGIRRNVRAFASENPKGRVMSSSPQSTLCVSRSGCCCMQGSSRGSPTCQSRVPSPPGTWDLLYAAAEEVARMRMSEESYGGLNNRGLLGSSARKFSPNADVTGFYLPTQSLAHQKLQAAQFQMLKQQLLMKQQNASVWAGQKQQLHSHHHNHVVQSRVRSNNSSNRPMGLSQSAWTPLQQQTQTPNGSGMRAVFLGNPTRKRECAGTGVFLPRRIGAPFEPRKKPACPTVLLPARVVQALNLNLDGLGAQPQLNPRLNANFTAEIDAALKLGSGGNQKQRNFRQHQGINHEVALPQEWTY